A segment of the Yersinia rochesterensis genome:
GCCGTCAGTGGCGGCAGGCAGTGAGTAAAAAAGGCGAAAGTGGGGTAAAGCCTGAAGAAAATCCGGGCGGGAGAGAAGGTTGCGTACGGCGATATCCGGAGCAAAGCTGTCGTTGTGGAGCGTGACGGCCCGAATATCCGCCAGCGGAAACACGGCAATACGGGCCTGATACTCGCCCGTCAGATACCATTCACCCTCACGCAGGACCAGACGGTAGGGCGCGAGGCCAGTGCAGCGACACCCCTTTCCCAATAGGGTTACCTTCCGATGCTCCGACACCGCGATCACCAGTCGGGTGAACACGCCCGAGTCAGGTGATGACACTTGCGCCGCACCCTGCCAGATAAGACAAGGAGACTCCCCCGGACCGCTCAACAGTGACGTGACCAGATAGTTATCCATATCAGGGAACAGTGCCTCGACACCCGACTGGCGGGCAAACGTCATCACCGCCAGCTCCCGTTGGCGACTGCCGGACAACAAACGACACTGACCTTTGCGATACTCCAGGTCCAGGTATATCAGCCGTTCGCGAAAGTCCCGCCGCAGGGTACGAACCGACACGCCAAACTCAGTTGCCAGCGTTCGTATATCCAGCGTTTCACCCGCCACCAGGCGGCTGATAATCAACGATAATCGAACAGCAAGCCGGTCATGACGACGTTCAGCTTGAGTCATGAGACAGGTTCTCCAGTGAGATAATGAGTTGAAAATAAAGCGGTTATTTTAACGAGGGAGTGGGACAGGGAATGGACACCGAAAGACGTATTTTTTACTGTGGCCAATATCAGCCGTGGCGGGGCCTGAGGAGGAAATAGACCCCATTCGGTAAGTGATAAAACGTCAAAATGGACAGGGTATGTCCCGGCGATAATGGCAGATGCGTCTGTTCAGAAGAAAATCCAGTCCCACACCGCACGTGCAACAGAGACCACGGTATCGCGGATTGTACGAATGACCGCTTTGAGTGGTGCAGGAATGAATGACGCCGATCCTGCTGAATCAAAGGCCTCTCCCACCGCATCACCAAAGCGCTCACGCGCCTGCTTTTTTACCGGTTCACTGCATAACCTCCCGTGCAACTGAGTTGCCAGTGGGCTGGCGGCACGGTCAGGCAGGCAGCGCATCATCGTATCGACC
Coding sequences within it:
- a CDS encoding WYL domain-containing protein translates to MTQAERRHDRLAVRLSLIISRLVAGETLDIRTLATEFGVSVRTLRRDFRERLIYLDLEYRKGQCRLLSGSRQRELAVMTFARQSGVEALFPDMDNYLVTSLLSGPGESPCLIWQGAAQVSSPDSGVFTRLVIAVSEHRKVTLLGKGCRCTGLAPYRLVLREGEWYLTGEYQARIAVFPLADIRAVTLHNDSFAPDIAVRNLLSRPDFLQALPHFRLFYSLPAATDGGLIPQKESSR